One genomic segment of Gossypium arboreum isolate Shixiya-1 chromosome 3, ASM2569848v2, whole genome shotgun sequence includes these proteins:
- the LOC108474502 gene encoding uncharacterized protein LOC108474502 isoform X2 yields MASSISDTALRLLLSCAKAIEDGDLKSADALLHIILVLADERPYLYESRLVKYFADALVRRAYGLHPASSYNTFPGNPAPYYHYNGYRINDIIKKVIDDALMGNRRLHLIDFSIPYENFEGSVLRTLPTFSGDPLPVRVSYILPPFLKKYVESFSQMEFLTKDAMNLNVKLEAELKVVYANSLAEVDEYKLDFKRRREDEMVVVYYKFKLDKLLTDGKAMERELVRLKEINPTIVIMLDFYSNHTHSNFLTCLEHSFQYYSNTCTFWCRYGIFLYSKYEWECNRDASEGNNIIRRHQTLSEWQRLFSIAGFTRIPLSHEKDDLIDFFFFDDSSFLEIMREEEECLILGYKECPMFFLSAWKPKVEDGHFNSISTNHQFGQGFNPNPLPLQPLQPFLEGFALNRLAAFTEIHDISKYLCCKYKLSLALTSASKVNNMNKPFWGPNKEFPFFIQSNSCYVKDLKSYQFMNHVVEVINSLIIEKAFESRDGYHFEPSITKLDLEYYPYALVKNYNIDVVVAICLQNRHTSNEVYIVQFYWPPTESEISKSLALRIFDDLKHMKTTFVSVKVQGTEIKFQEEAISSIPTSSNTAMPLKIVEEARNIDAIEINGHIEQVVAAPFNTLEGPYNQIIFNGDSQIGKTKGNKQRKSWSKVWVDFDKFEENGKQVAKCKHCPKVLTGSSKSGTTHLNNHSKVCPGKKKQNQETQSILPVDTNERSSTFDQERSHLDLVKVVIKHQYPLDLAGQEAFKNFVKGLQPMYEFQSRDKLLSDIHRIYNEEREKLQLYFDQLACKLNLIVSLWKNNHGKTAYCCLIAHFIDDGWELKMKILGLRKLEHVYDTKVVGGIIRSFVSVWNIRKKVCSITVDNSFLNDGMVHQIRENCVREQGSLSSAYWFISFTLLEDGFREMDSILSKLWKSIEYVTETTHGKLNFQEAVNQVKLQGGKSWDELSFKLESDSDILDSALRSREIFCKLEQIDDNFMLNLSMEEWEKAATLQSCFKCFDDIKGTQSLTANLYFPKLCNMYEEFGQLKKSNHPFVILMKRKFDNYWSLCNVAFTIAATLDPRLKFRSSCDETYDLENTMKLRRFRKVLMDVYFEYANEAKNLSASSSVLDDSNSLTAETTKDCIVSYFSKFASPSNVKEVASQKSELDCYLEETLLPSDADILGWWRVNSQRFPTLAKMARDFLAIPVSVSAPCSNISAMTINPAYSSLDPESMEALVCSQNWLESTKEKDGEHHEPMQNMDKRKRKMEENGTSTVKVFKNRNHEKASSNGDIASDFNKNDGSLSFDNWMEPQCSSSESVGEKAEIMEASVRNRDRLESSIGTKFLDTEPNHGRNIAASIEIPNDEPSFNSNQLDEFQSSSSESDDETTLREQGSWCREDVRTYLVSSFTNKEIKRLNRWKKSELSRKLIGRDKEFKLVGKKLKPLLMVPYCDETLIEYYIDDSVITYYVIEP; encoded by the exons ATGGCTTCTTCTATTTCTGACACCGCCTTGAGATTGTTACTATCCTGCGCTAAAGCTATTGAAGATGGGGATCTGAAAAGCGCCGATGCGCTCCTTCACATCATCTTGGTTCTTGCTGATGAGAGACCCTACTTATATGAAAGCAGACTGGTGAAATACTTTGCGGACGCTCTGGTTCGCCGAGCCTACGGACTGCATCCTGCTTCTTCCTACAACACTTTCCCGGGGAATCCTGCACCATATTATCATTATAACGGCTACCGTATTAATGACATCATAAAAAAAGTTATCGATGATGCTTTGATGGGAAACAGGCGATTGCACCTCATTGATTTCTCCATCCCGTATGAAAATTTTGAGGGTTCAGTTCTTCGTACACTACCGACCTTCTCCGGCGATCCTCTACCCGTCCGTGTAAGTTACATTCTTCCACCATTTCTGAAAAAATACGTAGAGTCCTTCAGCCAAATGGAGTTTTTGACTAAGGATGCCATGAATCTTAATGTAAAGTTGGAGGCTGAGTTGAAAGTGGTTTACGCCAATAGTTTGGCAGAAGTGGATGAATATAAATTAGATTtcaaaagaagaagagaagatgAAATGGTGGTGGTTTACTACAAATTCAAACTTGATAAGTTGCTAACAGATGGAAAAGCAATGGAGAGAGAGTTGGTAAGATTGAAGGAGATAAATCCGACGATTGTAATCATGCTAGACTTTTATTCTAATCATACCCACTCCAATTTCTTGACATGTTTGGAGCATTCTTTTCAGTATTACTCCAATACTTGCACATTCTGGTGTCGGTATGGCATTTTTTTATATTCGAAGTATGAGTGGGAGTGTAACAGAGATGCAAGTGAAGGTAATAATATAATTAGGCGGCACCAAACGTTGAGCGAATGGCAACGTCTCTTTTCAATTGCTGGTTTTACTCGAATTCCATTAAGCCACGAGAAAGATGATCttatagatttttttttctttgacgATAGTAGTTTTTTAGAAATAATGAGGGAGGAAGAAGAGTGTTTGATTTTAGGTTACAAGGAATGTCCAATGTTTTTCTTATCGGCATGGAAACCCAAAGTTGAAGATGGACACTTCAATTCCATTTCCACTAACCATCAGTTTGGACAag GTTTCAATCCAAATCCTCTGCCTCTtcaacctcttcaaccttttctAGAG gGTTTCGCATTAAATCGATTAGCTGCTTTTACTGAGATACATGACATATCAaaatatttatgttgtaaatataaGCTTTCATTAGCTTTAACATCGGCTTCTAAAGTCAACAATATGAATAAACCTTTTTGGGGTCCAAACAAGGAATTTCCTTTTTTTATCCAAAGTAATTCTTGTTATGTGAAAGATCTCAAATCTTATCAATTTATGAATCATGTAGTAGAGGTAATTAATAGCCTCATTATTGAGAAAGCATTTGAATCAAGGGACGGCTACCATTTTGAACCATCTATTACTAAGCTTGACCTAGAATACTACCCATATGCCCTAGTAAAGAATTATAACATAGATGTTGTTGTTGCCATCTGTCTACAAAATCGTCACACAAGTAATGAAGTTTATATAGTACAATTTTATTGGCCTCCAACTGAGAGTGAAATATCAAAATCATTAGCTCTTAGAATCTTCGATGACTTAAAACATATGAAGACAACGTTTGTATCAGTAAAAGTTCAAGGCACCGAAATTAAGTTCCAAGAAGAagccatttcaagcattcctacATCTTCAAACACAGCAATGCCTTTGAAAATAGTTGAAGAAGCAAGGAACATTGATGCAATAGAAATAAATGGGCATATTGAGCAG GTTGTTGCAGCTCCTTTTAACACACTAGAAGGGCCTTATAACCag ATTATTTTCAATGGTGACTCTCAGATTGGGAAAACAAAAGGAAACAAGCAGAGAAAGTCGTGGTCTAAGGTTTGGGTGGACTTTGATAAGTTTGAAGAAAATGGAAAACAAGTAGCCAAATGTAAACACTGCCCCAAGGTGCTTACAGGGTCAAGCAAGAGTGGAACCACACACTTGAATAACCACTCGAAAGTATGTCCTGGTAAGAAAAAACAAAATCAAGAAACCCAGTCGATACTTCCAGTTGATACCAATGAAAGAAGCTCAACGTTTGATCAAGAAAGGAGTCACTTGGATCTTGTGAAAGTGGTTATTAAGCATCAATATCCATTAGATCTGGCTGGTCAAGAAGCCTTCAAGAATTTTGTGAAAGGTTTGCAGCCAATGTATGAGTTTCAATCAAGAGATAAATTGTTATCTGACATACATCGCATCTATAATGAAGAGAGAGAGAAACTTCAGTTGTATTTTGATCAGCTTGCTTGCAAATTAAATTTGATAGTAAGTTTGTGGAAGAACAATCATGGAAAGACTGCATATTGTTGTTTGATAGCACATTTTATTGATGATGGTTGGGAACTAAAGATGAAGATTCTTGGCTTGAGGAAATTAGAGCATGTATATGACACAAAGGTCGTAGGCGGAATTATTCGGAGCTTTGTTTCGGTGTGGAATATAAGAAAGAAAGTATGTTCCATAACTGTGGATAACTCTTTTCTGAATGATGGTATGGTTCATCAGATAAGAGAAAATTGTGTTCGTGAGCAGGGCTCCCTTTCGTCAGCTTATTGGTTCATCAGTTTCACACTTCTTGAGGATGGGTTTCGTGAGATGGATAGCATACTTTCAAAGTTATGGAAATCCATTGAATATGTCACTGAAACAACACATGGAAAACTGAACTTTCAAGAAGCTGTAAATCAAGTGAAGCTACAAGGTGGGAAATCATGGGACGAACTTTCTTTCAAGCTGGAATCAGACTCGGACATACTTGATAGTGCCTTGAGATCAAGAGAAATATTTTGTAAGCTGGAGCAAATTGATGACAATTTTATGCTAAACCTATCAATGGAGGAATGGGAGAAGGCAGCAACTCTACAAAGTTGTTTCAAATGTTTTGATGATATCAAAGGAACTCAATCCCTTACTGCAAATTTGTACTTCCCGAAGCTCTGCAACATGTATGAGGAATTTGGTCAACTAAAAAAGAGCAATCATCCGTTTGTTATATTGATGAAGAGGAAATTTGACAACTATTGGAGCTTATGTAATGTGGCTTTCACTATTGCAGCTACTCTTGATCCAAGGTTAAAGTTTAGATCCTCATGTGATGAGACCTATGATCTTGAAAATACGATGAAGCTGAGAAGATTTCGTAAAGTTCTCATGGATGTTTACTTTGAGTATGCTAATGAAGCCAAAAATCTGAGTGCATCATCTTCGGTCTTGGATGATTCCAATTCTTTAACAGCAGAGACCACAAAAGATTGTATTGTGAGCTACTTCAGTAAATTTGCATCTCCAAGCAATGTTAAAGAGGTGGCTTCACAGAAGTCAGAGCTTGACTGTTATTTAGAAGAGACTTTGCTTCCCTCGGATGCAGACATACTTGGTTGGTGGCGTGTTAATTCTCAAAGGTTCCCTACACTTGCAAAGATGGCTCGTGATTTCCTCGCAATCCCAGTATCAGTTTCCGCACCATGTTCGAATATTAGTGCTATGACCATAAATCCAGCCTACAGTAGCTTAGACCCTGAGAGCATGGAAGCTTTGGTATGCAGTCAAAATTGGTTGGAATCTACAAAAGAAA AAGATGGAGAACATCATGAACCCATGCAAAATATG gataaaaggaaaagaaagatggAAGAGAATGGCACTTCAACTGTAAAAGTTTTCAAAAACCGGAATCATGAAAAAGCTAGTAGTAATGGAGACATTGCTAGTGATTTCAACAAAAATG ATGGTAGTCTATCTTTTGACAATTGGATGGAGCCACAATGTTCTTCTTCAGAGTCTGTTGGTGAAAAAGCAGAGATCATGGAAGCTTCGGTTCGCAATCGAGATAGGTTGGAATCGTCAATAGGAA CAAAATTTCTTGATACAGAACCTAATCATGGAAGAAACATTGCTGCCTCAATCGAAATTCCAAATGATGAACCATCATTCAACAGTAATCAATTGGATGAGTTTCAAAGCTCATCTTCCGAGTCTGATGATGAGACAACATTGAGGGAGCAAGGGTCATGGTGTAGAGAG GATGTTCGGACATATTTAGTCTCAAGCTTTACAAACAAGGAGATAAAAAGATTAAATAGATGGAAAAAGAGTGAGTTGAGTAG AAAATTGATTGGACGAGACAAGGAATTTAAATTAGTGGGCAAGAAACTAAAACCTTTACTCATGGTGCCTTATTGTGATGAAACACTAATAGAGTATTATATCGATGATTCGGTAATTACTTATTACGTGATTGAGCCATAA
- the LOC108474502 gene encoding uncharacterized protein LOC108474502 isoform X8 encodes MASSISDTALRLLLSCAKAIEDGDLKSADALLHIILVLADERPYLYESRLVKYFADALVRRAYGLHPASSYNTFPGNPAPYYHYNGYRINDIIKKVIDDALMGNRRLHLIDFSIPYENFEGSVLRTLPTFSGDPLPVRVSYILPPFLKKYVESFSQMEFLTKDAMNLNVKLEAELKVVYANSLAEVDEYKLDFKRRREDEMVVVYYKFKLDKLLTDGKAMERELVRLKEINPTIVIMLDFYSNHTHSNFLTCLEHSFQYYSNTCTFWCRYGIFLYSKYEWECNRDASEGNNIIRRHQTLSEWQRLFSIAGFTRIPLSHEKDDLIDFFFFDDSSFLEIMREEEECLILGYKECPMFFLSAWKPKVEDGHFNSISTNHQFGQGFNPNPLPLQPLQPFLEGFALNRLAAFTEIHDISKYLCCKYKLSLALTSASKVNNMNKPFWGPNKEFPFFIQSNSCYVKDLKSYQFMNHVVEVINSLIIEKAFESRDGYHFEPSITKLDLEYYPYALVKNYNIDVVVAICLQNRHTSNEVYIVQFYWPPTESEISKSLALRIFDDLKHMKTTFVSVKVQGTEIKFQEEAISSIPTSSNTAMPLKIVEEARNIDAIEINGHIEQVVAAPFNTLEGPYNQIIFNGDSQIGKTKGNKQRKSWSKVWVDFDKFEENGKQVAKCKHCPKVLTGSSKSGTTHLNNHSKVCPGKKKQNQETQSILPVDTNERSSTFDQERSHLDLVKVVIKHQYPLDLAGQEAFKNFVKGLQPMYEFQSRDKLLSDIHRIYNEEREKLQLYFDQLACKLNLIVSLWKNNHGKTAYCCLIAHFIDDGWELKMKILGLRKLEHVYDTKVVGGIIRSFVSVWNIRKKVCSITVDNSFLNDGMVHQIRENCVREQGSLSSAYWFISFTLLEDGFREMDSILSKLWKSIEYVTETTHGKLNFQEAVNQVKLQGGKSWDELSFKLESDSDILDSALRSREIFCKLEQIDDNFMLNLSMEEWEKAATLQSCFKCFDDIKGTQSLTANLYFPKLCNMYEEFGQLKKSNHPFVILMKRKFDNYWSLCNVAFTIAATLDPRLKFRSSCDETYDLENTMKLRRFRKVLMDVYFEYANEAKNLSASSSVLDDSNSLTAETTKDCIVSYFSKFASPSNVKEVASQKSELDCYLEETLLPSDADILGWWRVNSQRFPTLAKMARDFLAIPVSVSAPCSNISAMTINPAYSSLDPESMEALVCSQNWLESTKEKDGEHHEPMQNMDKRKRKMEENGTSTVKVFKNRNHEKASSNGDIASDFNKNDGSLSFDNWMEPQCSSSESVGEKAEIMEASVRNRDRLESSIGTKFLDTEPNHGRNIAASIEIPNDEPSFNSNQLDEFQSSSSESDDETTLREQGSWCREDVRTYLVSSFTNKEIKRLNRWKKKN; translated from the exons ATGGCTTCTTCTATTTCTGACACCGCCTTGAGATTGTTACTATCCTGCGCTAAAGCTATTGAAGATGGGGATCTGAAAAGCGCCGATGCGCTCCTTCACATCATCTTGGTTCTTGCTGATGAGAGACCCTACTTATATGAAAGCAGACTGGTGAAATACTTTGCGGACGCTCTGGTTCGCCGAGCCTACGGACTGCATCCTGCTTCTTCCTACAACACTTTCCCGGGGAATCCTGCACCATATTATCATTATAACGGCTACCGTATTAATGACATCATAAAAAAAGTTATCGATGATGCTTTGATGGGAAACAGGCGATTGCACCTCATTGATTTCTCCATCCCGTATGAAAATTTTGAGGGTTCAGTTCTTCGTACACTACCGACCTTCTCCGGCGATCCTCTACCCGTCCGTGTAAGTTACATTCTTCCACCATTTCTGAAAAAATACGTAGAGTCCTTCAGCCAAATGGAGTTTTTGACTAAGGATGCCATGAATCTTAATGTAAAGTTGGAGGCTGAGTTGAAAGTGGTTTACGCCAATAGTTTGGCAGAAGTGGATGAATATAAATTAGATTtcaaaagaagaagagaagatgAAATGGTGGTGGTTTACTACAAATTCAAACTTGATAAGTTGCTAACAGATGGAAAAGCAATGGAGAGAGAGTTGGTAAGATTGAAGGAGATAAATCCGACGATTGTAATCATGCTAGACTTTTATTCTAATCATACCCACTCCAATTTCTTGACATGTTTGGAGCATTCTTTTCAGTATTACTCCAATACTTGCACATTCTGGTGTCGGTATGGCATTTTTTTATATTCGAAGTATGAGTGGGAGTGTAACAGAGATGCAAGTGAAGGTAATAATATAATTAGGCGGCACCAAACGTTGAGCGAATGGCAACGTCTCTTTTCAATTGCTGGTTTTACTCGAATTCCATTAAGCCACGAGAAAGATGATCttatagatttttttttctttgacgATAGTAGTTTTTTAGAAATAATGAGGGAGGAAGAAGAGTGTTTGATTTTAGGTTACAAGGAATGTCCAATGTTTTTCTTATCGGCATGGAAACCCAAAGTTGAAGATGGACACTTCAATTCCATTTCCACTAACCATCAGTTTGGACAag GTTTCAATCCAAATCCTCTGCCTCTtcaacctcttcaaccttttctAGAG gGTTTCGCATTAAATCGATTAGCTGCTTTTACTGAGATACATGACATATCAaaatatttatgttgtaaatataaGCTTTCATTAGCTTTAACATCGGCTTCTAAAGTCAACAATATGAATAAACCTTTTTGGGGTCCAAACAAGGAATTTCCTTTTTTTATCCAAAGTAATTCTTGTTATGTGAAAGATCTCAAATCTTATCAATTTATGAATCATGTAGTAGAGGTAATTAATAGCCTCATTATTGAGAAAGCATTTGAATCAAGGGACGGCTACCATTTTGAACCATCTATTACTAAGCTTGACCTAGAATACTACCCATATGCCCTAGTAAAGAATTATAACATAGATGTTGTTGTTGCCATCTGTCTACAAAATCGTCACACAAGTAATGAAGTTTATATAGTACAATTTTATTGGCCTCCAACTGAGAGTGAAATATCAAAATCATTAGCTCTTAGAATCTTCGATGACTTAAAACATATGAAGACAACGTTTGTATCAGTAAAAGTTCAAGGCACCGAAATTAAGTTCCAAGAAGAagccatttcaagcattcctacATCTTCAAACACAGCAATGCCTTTGAAAATAGTTGAAGAAGCAAGGAACATTGATGCAATAGAAATAAATGGGCATATTGAGCAG GTTGTTGCAGCTCCTTTTAACACACTAGAAGGGCCTTATAACCag ATTATTTTCAATGGTGACTCTCAGATTGGGAAAACAAAAGGAAACAAGCAGAGAAAGTCGTGGTCTAAGGTTTGGGTGGACTTTGATAAGTTTGAAGAAAATGGAAAACAAGTAGCCAAATGTAAACACTGCCCCAAGGTGCTTACAGGGTCAAGCAAGAGTGGAACCACACACTTGAATAACCACTCGAAAGTATGTCCTGGTAAGAAAAAACAAAATCAAGAAACCCAGTCGATACTTCCAGTTGATACCAATGAAAGAAGCTCAACGTTTGATCAAGAAAGGAGTCACTTGGATCTTGTGAAAGTGGTTATTAAGCATCAATATCCATTAGATCTGGCTGGTCAAGAAGCCTTCAAGAATTTTGTGAAAGGTTTGCAGCCAATGTATGAGTTTCAATCAAGAGATAAATTGTTATCTGACATACATCGCATCTATAATGAAGAGAGAGAGAAACTTCAGTTGTATTTTGATCAGCTTGCTTGCAAATTAAATTTGATAGTAAGTTTGTGGAAGAACAATCATGGAAAGACTGCATATTGTTGTTTGATAGCACATTTTATTGATGATGGTTGGGAACTAAAGATGAAGATTCTTGGCTTGAGGAAATTAGAGCATGTATATGACACAAAGGTCGTAGGCGGAATTATTCGGAGCTTTGTTTCGGTGTGGAATATAAGAAAGAAAGTATGTTCCATAACTGTGGATAACTCTTTTCTGAATGATGGTATGGTTCATCAGATAAGAGAAAATTGTGTTCGTGAGCAGGGCTCCCTTTCGTCAGCTTATTGGTTCATCAGTTTCACACTTCTTGAGGATGGGTTTCGTGAGATGGATAGCATACTTTCAAAGTTATGGAAATCCATTGAATATGTCACTGAAACAACACATGGAAAACTGAACTTTCAAGAAGCTGTAAATCAAGTGAAGCTACAAGGTGGGAAATCATGGGACGAACTTTCTTTCAAGCTGGAATCAGACTCGGACATACTTGATAGTGCCTTGAGATCAAGAGAAATATTTTGTAAGCTGGAGCAAATTGATGACAATTTTATGCTAAACCTATCAATGGAGGAATGGGAGAAGGCAGCAACTCTACAAAGTTGTTTCAAATGTTTTGATGATATCAAAGGAACTCAATCCCTTACTGCAAATTTGTACTTCCCGAAGCTCTGCAACATGTATGAGGAATTTGGTCAACTAAAAAAGAGCAATCATCCGTTTGTTATATTGATGAAGAGGAAATTTGACAACTATTGGAGCTTATGTAATGTGGCTTTCACTATTGCAGCTACTCTTGATCCAAGGTTAAAGTTTAGATCCTCATGTGATGAGACCTATGATCTTGAAAATACGATGAAGCTGAGAAGATTTCGTAAAGTTCTCATGGATGTTTACTTTGAGTATGCTAATGAAGCCAAAAATCTGAGTGCATCATCTTCGGTCTTGGATGATTCCAATTCTTTAACAGCAGAGACCACAAAAGATTGTATTGTGAGCTACTTCAGTAAATTTGCATCTCCAAGCAATGTTAAAGAGGTGGCTTCACAGAAGTCAGAGCTTGACTGTTATTTAGAAGAGACTTTGCTTCCCTCGGATGCAGACATACTTGGTTGGTGGCGTGTTAATTCTCAAAGGTTCCCTACACTTGCAAAGATGGCTCGTGATTTCCTCGCAATCCCAGTATCAGTTTCCGCACCATGTTCGAATATTAGTGCTATGACCATAAATCCAGCCTACAGTAGCTTAGACCCTGAGAGCATGGAAGCTTTGGTATGCAGTCAAAATTGGTTGGAATCTACAAAAGAAA AAGATGGAGAACATCATGAACCCATGCAAAATATG gataaaaggaaaagaaagatggAAGAGAATGGCACTTCAACTGTAAAAGTTTTCAAAAACCGGAATCATGAAAAAGCTAGTAGTAATGGAGACATTGCTAGTGATTTCAACAAAAATG ATGGTAGTCTATCTTTTGACAATTGGATGGAGCCACAATGTTCTTCTTCAGAGTCTGTTGGTGAAAAAGCAGAGATCATGGAAGCTTCGGTTCGCAATCGAGATAGGTTGGAATCGTCAATAGGAA CAAAATTTCTTGATACAGAACCTAATCATGGAAGAAACATTGCTGCCTCAATCGAAATTCCAAATGATGAACCATCATTCAACAGTAATCAATTGGATGAGTTTCAAAGCTCATCTTCCGAGTCTGATGATGAGACAACATTGAGGGAGCAAGGGTCATGGTGTAGAGAG GATGTTCGGACATATTTAGTCTCAAGCTTTACAAACAAGGAGATAAAAAGATTAAATAGATGGAAAAAGA AAAATTGA